The stretch of DNA ATCCTTCATCAATTCCTTCAAGCCTTCATCGTCCGGATGAAGCAAAATGACTTCTTTCATGGCCGCGATCGCCGCCAAAGGATCGTTCACTCTACTGTAGGCAATAGCCAGCCATACATAAGCATCCCCATAAAGCGGGTCAAGCTTCACAGCTTCCTTCAGCAATGTGACCGGCCGGTAGGGATTGCTCATGGAGCCGACAGCCTCCTCAAGCAACCGCTTGGCTACCTGTACATGCAGCATAGCTTGCAGGTGCTGCAAATGCAGACGGTAATCCGGCTTGGCGCCGTCTAACTTCACTGCGGCTCTGGCATGTTCGGCCGCCTTTTCCAGCTTCCCGCTGCGTGCGTAAGTGATTGAGCAGCGATATCTGACCTCC from Paenibacillus sophorae encodes:
- a CDS encoding tetratricopeptide repeat protein codes for the protein MSPGDYVKEAYRCILRSDFEEAIVCFEAAIAANPNDPEVRYRCSITYARSGKLEKAAEHARAAVKLDGAKPDYRLHLQHLQAMLHVQVAKRLLEEAVGSMSNPYRPVTLLKEAVKLDPLYGDAYVWLAIAYSRVNDPLAAIAAMKEVILLHPDDEGLKELMKDLQISLQKYVQ